Sequence from the Trachemys scripta elegans isolate TJP31775 chromosome 5, CAS_Tse_1.0, whole genome shotgun sequence genome:
CTTTATTTTTCTCTACTAGGTCAGAGTAACATTATGTAGCTCTTTAGAAAGTTCATCCCTATAGTGCTTAGTATAGACACTATGAAAAGGATAATCAACATTCCCCCTGCTGGCTGACTTTTTCAAAGAAGCTTATTCATATGAGAAGTATTTGAGAAATTTCCAATGGAAAAGTTCAAGGGAAAGGAATTTCTTCTCTCTCCAcagcctctcccacccccagtaCGTCCCCCAAAACACCACCAAAACTACTTGCCCCCTAGAAAAACATAATTTTCAATTGTCTGTGAGGAACAGAAAAGAATTTAGCTTTTAGCAGGTTTttacctgcccccccccaaaaaaaaagagtTAGTCCTGCCTGAGCTGGAATTAGAGAGTCACCATATATTTGCTTTGACTACAGTAACAGTTTTCTATTGTGAAACCAATGTGgtctattttaaattaaattaaattagatttAGATTAAAGCATGGAATTGAGAACCAGTGTGGCGCAGCCTGAGATCCAGCAACTGCTAGAGGAACCAGGATTCTGAGTCAAACCATAAGTTTGCGTCATACTGTCCATAGGGATCAGCCAGAGTTCAATGGTAAATGATTCCCCTGATCATTGACTGAGGGACTCTGGGATGACATGTTGCTGATTAAGGTGACTGTCACTGATAAAATAGGAGGTTCTTCGAGTGGTGGTTCATGTCTATTCCAATCAGGTACGTGCATGGCAGCCAGAACACTTTTCACTTAGCAGCATCCATCAGATcggcctgggcgccccctggagtcgcgccttTATGGtgctcaatatagagccctgtCGAcccgccaccccctcagttccttcttactgccagtgacggctagctggaacaaCCTGTTGCTCTTGCTTTGCAAGCACGTTTGGGCAGTGTCTGCTCTTCGTGTTTATAGTTCTCAGTTTACTAGTGTTAGTTTAGTATTAGTAGTTAGGTCATAAGTTTCCTTTTGGGGGTCCCCCACCAACGTTCCCCCCAGCACCAGGGTATGCCCTggtccccagggttcaaactctgaGAGGACTGGAAAATTTATTTCTAAGAGCAACCCGCACTCTTCCTGTCTGTGGTGTCTCGGGGAGAGCCACCAGAAGGAGAGGTACAGAATTTGCAAAGGCTTTTGCCCTAGGACCTTAAAAGACTGGGAGCAAAGGCTCAAGATGCTTCTCATGAAGGCAGCACTCCAGCCACAATCCGACCCAGGGTCGGCAGAACCCAGCACCTCCTCATCAGTGCTCAATGCTTTGGCACACACAAAAGGACCCCAAGGAGTCACTGCACCACCACAGCTCCACCCGTACATAATCTTCTCTGAGGCACTGGTCTCAGTCCCTGATGccccagaaaaagaaaaggccAGCGAGAGGTTGCTCTCCCCCTTCCAAGCCCAAGGAGCCTGCGTCAGGGAGACCCAAACTGGGCTATGTGACCTCGgcccctctgcttcccagggTCTCATTAACTCCTACCTCTTTGGGGGTCCAGTCAAGTCTGAACCCTCACCACACTCTGGATTGACATGGCGGAGAGCTCCACCTCCCCTCTACGCCAGAGGCGTTCGAGGCAGCTCAGGACCTTGTGCGCCTCATGGCGCCGTCCTCCCCACAGAGGCAAGACAAGTCGCCCGTGACTGCTCAGCCCCCGATTCCGTCAAGGGGCAAGCCAGCTATAATGGCGTGCCGATCTTCATCTCCAGCGTGCCGTTCCCCGGCACAGTCCACCCATGTGGGGGAGCCGCACTGGTCCCTCCCAGTTCCTGGCACTGCTCGCTGGCACCACAGAACGCCACTCCTTCTCAGAGACCTCGGAGTCGGAATCCTACCTCTCCAATAGGACCAGGAACAGAAGGTCCAAGTCCCGGCGTGACTGAAAGCCCTATCCGGTGCCATGGCCACTGCAGTGGCAACTCCCGACTCTAGcccttctggacaccctgggcataTCATTAAGGACAGAACCAGTGGTCAAGGTCCAGATCCATGTCCTTCATGTCCTTCATCTCTCCActggcaccaccagcagcagctgtggcacTGGCATCGGCAACCTCAATACCAACAATCTTGGTTATGGTGGTCCCAGCACTGCAGGCTGCTGATGTGGAGGCGCAGCAATACCAGGTACCATGTGACCCCCTGGGTGCTGAGGGGAGTGAGCAGGGCCCATTGCCAGGGCTTTCCTCCTCATTCTCCCCAGATCAGACCATGGCGGGGACATCGATAGCCCCGGCCCTGGAGGACAACAGGGTCCTACAACAGCTGCTGCGATGGGTGGCCCAGAACTTGGGGAtccaggcagaggaggtggtAGAGGATGCTGACACTATGGTTGACATCCTTGCTGCTCCATACACACTTTCATCTTGCACTATGCAATCGCCccgcaggccagagatgatgcggcCTTTGGAAGAGCACTGCTCTTCCAATCAGTGGATGACTCAGACCCTGCCTCCTGAACTTGGGGTTGTGAGTCGCCTGATTTGGagttgacatgaacaagcactcaaagaagaaacaacAGTTACTCcccttcttgtaactgttctttgagatgggtattggaatggacatgaacaccacaccctcccactcctctgtcagagtagctggcaagaaggaactgcgAGGGTGGTGGGTTGGCAGGGcactatattgagcgccatgaaggtgtgactccagggggcgcccaggccaACCCGAtggatgctgctaggggaaaagtTTTCCAGCTGCCATGCATGCACCTGTTTGGAATGGACacgaacaacacatctcgaagaacaacagttatgagaaggtgagtgacgtttttgttgttgttactaaGTGTCAGAGCAATTTTTGGGTGAATTCCAGCTAAGGCTGTGGGAGGAGTCTCCACCCCAGCACAAGGAGAGGGAGATTGAAACACTCATTTATTATAGAGTAGCagctgaaacctgtcattatgcaaggcactgcatttagccgtatggagtggaaatccatcattCATTTATTATAGTGAATCCCCACCACAAGAAAGTTGCTAAAGAAATGTAAAGTATATTACTCCCTGCTTAGCTTTGAACACTATTGGTATTATACGAGAGAGAGATGATCTGAGCTATACTTAAAGGTACCTATGTGGCCATGGGCAATTCACTTAAGGAAACCACAGATGGAGATATTATCTGATAAATGGGAATAacctctacctcacaggggagttttgacaaacttttttttatttgtaaagtgctttgaactgATCCAATGACAACTGCTATAAAAAAGCAGAAtagtagtacagtagaacctcagagttatgaacacctcgggaatggagattattcataactctgaaatgttcataactctgaacatgGTTGTTTGTTGAaacatttacaactgaacattgacttaatacagctttgaaactttactatgcagaaggaaaatgctgcttttaaacaTTTTACTTTAAACCAAAAAccaagtttccttaccttgtcagattttttttataactttccctttatttttaatagtttatgcTTAACATGGTACTGTATTGcttttttgttgctgctgcttgattgcatacttctggttccaaatgaggtatgtgattgaccggtcagtttgtaactctggtgttcataactctgaggttctactgtcttACTATAATAGCAGTGGCTTTGATCAAACGTTCCTCTTGTTTTAGCTACAAATTattatataaacatttaaatacTTAACATTCACCAAGTACAATTCTTGGAAAATGCATATGTGTTTTAGGGGGCGGAGTTAAGGTTCTGGTGGAAAGgtgttggtggtgtttttttttttttttttaacattcctcTGGGTTTTGTGCAATTCAAAACCTCTTAATTCACTCTGTGTTTAACATAGTTCGTTTTAGCTTCTACCTGCAAATGATTAAAGTAGCATTTCTTCTCAACAGGTCTGGGTCCTTGATGATAAACCTCAAAAGACAATACATGTAAATCCTAttatgggggcaggaggggggagaaaaacatTCTTAATGGGTAAACCAGACTCACAGGCCCCTTTCTGCTCTCCTATAATTGATAACCGTGAATAATACTTGGCCACCTGTTCTGTGTTTAACTTTCTTCCATCAAATTTAACATGAAAAGTTGGTCTGCAGCACAGAAATGCCACTGAGTTTTAGCTAGAACACGCTTGGActgtgggagggagaggtgggtgCGTAAACTGCACCTACCTGTCTCCTTTCTACTTCAGCTGATACCGTTTGAGGATTCCTACTTCTGAAAATAGAGTTGCCAGTATGTACAAGATTTTTTACCTGGACTAACTGAATCGTGTGACTTTCTTCCTCACAAAGAGGCAAGTCAGCTCTCAGGACCAAGAGTGCTAGGTGAAGGCCCTCATCTCCAAAGTGCTGAGCCAGAGCTGCCCTCATCGCTTGCTGCACCTCTTCTTTGCTCAGGCTGCTGTGAGGATACCCTGGTGTGTCCATCACGTGAACCCGCAGGGCTAGCTCATGGCTATTTCGGCGTGTGAAGGCTGAGATGCGGCAGCTGCATCCGAGACGGCAGCATGTGGTCACGGAGCTTGGGGATAGATGGCTGTCAAAGTCAAAGCTGCCCAGAAGGCTATTCCCAGCAGCACTTTTGCCACTTTGGGTCCTTCCAACCAAGAGAAGATTGATGGTCATCTCGTCGGTATCACACATTGTATCTGCCTCTGTCCACACACCTGTTTCAGCAAATCCAGAACAAATATTAACAGCTGTTTTAGCTGGGTGATACCTAAGCAACTTTCAAAAATAACCACTAAACCATAAGAACTGCATCTTGCAGCACTTTGACCTGCTCTGACTGAAGCACTTTGGCACTtgactctgcacactgcccatCAGAGAAGTATCTGTGGCTGACCCCAAGGAGCATTCCTCTGTATCCACTGTCCACCCTTGCTATCCACAAATAGGGAACCCCAATTTGAGGTGCCATAGCAATTGTCCCACATCAGCAGATCTCCCATATCAGGAGATTTCAGAATCAGGAAGAACCAGGAGGGAGTTGAGAGAAACTAAGGAGGATAACTGACCAATGTAGGGGAAACAATCCAGCTAAGGAGAgaacaatgggggagggggtgggagagccCCTACAGATGAGAAGGTGACAGGGAGAGAACAGAAGGGAAAGGAGTAAGTTCTGTAGCTCCCAAATGACTGTGTTTTGTGAGTTAAGCCTTAATCTAGCCCTAGAAATCTGATGGCATGACGGAAGCCGCTCAAACCCCACAAAACATGGGGAACAGCTTGGGGAGCCTGTCCTCCACCATATGGGTAGCTCAGATGCTGTTCCAGCAGCCATCCTCTAAGGTGAAGACAGAGCCCAGATCCTctgtcaaacagctgtttagaGTTGCACACTTGAGTGGTACCACAGGTCAATGTTGTCCCCAAACTGTCCCAAAGCTGTCAATAGAGGGCGATTCAGAAGTTCCTGTTCCAGAACAAACACTCCAGAACAGGTGCCCTCTACCCGTTTCCAAGGTGATGCTGGCATAGCAACATCTGCCAACATTCCAGACTCTTCAGGTTGTAACTCTAGAAATTTGTGTAATCCAGTTTAGGGAGGCAAagtaggtaaggtaatatcttttattggaccaacttctgttggtgagagagacaagcttttggtgtgtgtggtttgtgggttttgttttttttgttttttttttttcccctttgctggtGTCAGTATGTTCCAGAGAGTTTTTAATGTACGGGTGATGATGGTTGAAGTTTTTCATGTTAACAGGctacttcatcttgaatggtcccttgaaatatgtattaactacagTACCTCCTCAGTTAACctttgtaattatgttcctgaaaaacactattttaagtgaaaccatgttaagcaaaatcaattttcccataagaattaatgtaaataggggaggttaggttccagggaattttttttcactagACAAAAGACATCATATACATATGCAGTAtaagttttttaaacaatttaatactgtactcacaaatggtgatt
This genomic interval carries:
- the GIMD1 gene encoding GTPase IMAP family member GIMD1 translates to MCDTDEMTINLLLVGRTQSGKSAAGNSLLGSFDFDSHLSPSSVTTCCRLGCSCRISAFTRRNSHELALRVHVMDTPGYPHSSLSKEEVQQAMRAALAQHFGDEGLHLALLVLRADLPLCEEESHTIQLVQELLGPTWKNFTAILFTHADKVEEAGLTGDEYLHIASDTLLNLLSSIQQRYIFVDNQANTLQQERKTILRKIMEFIRQNSYQVLLVK